The Vidua chalybeata isolate OUT-0048 chromosome 6, bVidCha1 merged haplotype, whole genome shotgun sequence genome has a segment encoding these proteins:
- the NPC2 gene encoding NPC intracellular cholesterol transporter 2, producing MVPSPLALLLALGAAATALAEPLRFVDCGSIDGSIQEVNVSPCPTQPCLLHKGTSYSINVTFASKIESQGSKAKVYGEMLHVDIPFPIPEPDGCKSGIQCPIQKGHSYSYLNKLPVKSEYPSIKLIVKWELVDDQDQMLFCWKIPVQITS from the exons ATGGTGCCGTCCCCGCTCGCCCTGCTCCTGGCGCTGggcgccgccgccaccgccctGGCCGAGCCCCTCCGCTTCGTTGACTGCG GTTCCATAGACGGCAGCATCCAGGAGGTGAACGTGAGCCCCTGCCCcactcagccctgcctgctccacaAGGGGACATCCTACAGCATCAACGTCACCTTCGCCAGCA aGATCGAGAGCCAGGGCAGTAAAGCAAAGGTGTACGGGGAGATGCTGCACGTGGACATACCCTTCCCTATTCCTGAGCCTGATGGATGCAAGTCCGGGATCCAGTGCCCCATTCAGAAGGGCCATTCCTACAGCTACCTGAATAAACTCCCTGTGAAGAGCGAGTACCCCAGT atTAAACTGATTGTGAAGTGGGAGCTGGTAGACGACCAGGACCAGATGTTGTTCTGCTGGAAGATACCAGTGCAGATTACTAGCTGA
- the ISCA2 gene encoding iron-sulfur cluster assembly 2 homolog, mitochondrial — MAAGRGWAGMAAPAALRWSWTLALGGRTSRCSASPCPGRALPRPPAGPARPAGSLLRWASSLSEPGPTESGPSEGQIFLSESCVKRLLEIAEGSEFLRLQVEGGGCSGFQYKFSLDTVINPDDRVFEQGGARVVVDVDSLAFVKGSMVDFSQELIRSSFQVVSNPQAEKGCSCGTSFSVKF, encoded by the exons atggcggcggggcggggctgggctggcatgGCGGCGCCGGCGGCCCTGCGGTGGTCGTGGACGTTGGCGCTGGGCGGCCGGACGAG CCGGTGCTCCGCTTCACCGTGCCCCGGCCGAGCGCTGCCGAGGCCCCCggccggccctgcccgcccAGCAGGCTCCCTGCTGCGCTGGGCGTCGTCCTTGTCCGAGCCGGGCCCGACGGAGAGCGGCCCCAGCGAAGGACAGATCTTCCTCAGCGAGAGCTGCGTGAAG aggctgctggagaTTGCAGAAGGATCAGAGTTTCTCAGGCTGCAAGTTGAAGGAGGTGGCTGCTCTGGCTTCCAATACAAGTTTTCCTTGGACACAGTTATCAATCCTGATGACAG GGTGTTTGAACAAGGTGGTGCCCGTGTAGTTGTGGATGTGGACAGCCTGGCCTTTGTGAAAGGATCCATGGTGGATTTCAGCCAAGAGCTGATCCGAAGTTCCTTCCAGGTGGTGAGCAACCCCCAGGCAGAGAAGGGTTGCTCATGTGGGACTTCCTTCTCTGTCAAATTCTGA